The Engraulis encrasicolus isolate BLACKSEA-1 chromosome 4, IST_EnEncr_1.0, whole genome shotgun sequence genome includes a window with the following:
- the LOC134446993 gene encoding B-type lectin plumieribetin-like produces MSRNALCCNGELHKGDYLLSNNKQYKAVFEEDGNFVVYGWKPIWSANTAKHADAERIVMQGDCNFCMYTSSDEPVWHTNSAKNGGPHCTVRLMLQDDGCLVVRNKYDTYWCSENKKE; encoded by the exons ATGAGCAGAAACGCCCTGTGCTGCAACGGCGAGCTCCACAAAGGGGACTACCTTCTCTCCAACAACAAGCAGTACAAAGCTGTCTTCGAG GAGGATGGCAACTTCGTGGTCTATGGCTGGAAACCCATCTGGAGTGCCAACACGGCGAAGCACGCCGACGCAGAACGCATCGTCATGCAGGGCGACTGCAACTTTTGCATGTACACGTCCAGTGACGAGCCTGTGTGGCACACCAACAGTGCCAAGAACGGTGGACCTCACTGCACGGTCCGTCTAATGCTCCAAGACGATGGGTGCTTAGTGGTGAGGAACAAATATGACACATATTGGTGTTCAGAAAACAAGAAAGAGTAA